The genomic DNA GCGAACGTCCACAGCATGAGGAAGAGCGACAGCGCCTCGCTCGCGGCCGTGGTGGACATCTGCAGGTGCATGCCCCAGACGCTGAAGGCCAGTCCCGCCGCCACGCCCGCGCGCCAGCCGAACAGCCGCCGGGTGAGCGCGAAGAGCGGCACCACGGACAGCACGCCGAACAGCAGGCTCACCAGCCGCCCCGCGAGCGCCTTGTCGGGCACCCCCTTGAGCGCGGCGCCCACCAGGTACAGGTGCAGGGGACCGAACTGGAAGGCCCCATCCTTATAAGAGGTGATGAGGTGGGGCTCCCTCGCCCAGCGCTCCGCGAGCTCCGTGCGCGCCACCGCGTCGCCGTAGAAGTTCTCGTTGATGGGCATCAACAACAGCCGGGGCAGCAGCGCCGCGGCGAGGAGCAGGCCCAGCAGCCACCGGGTGCTGGGTTCCGGCGCCAGCTCGCGCACGGTGGAGAGGGCGGAAGGAGCGCCCGGAGCGGGCGAGGACGTGACGGAAACAGGCGAGGCGGACGACATGCGGCCGCGGAGAATACGCAGGCGCGGCCCAAAACCAAGAGAGCGTCCCCCCGGACGAACCTTTTGGCGCTCCCCGTACCGGTCGACAGCCTGTCAAGCACACATCTCCAGGGCGAGTCCGTACCGGATGACTCCACTCTGTTCCCTGGTACGCACAGAGGGGTGCCGCGACGTCTTTTCGCGAGGTGATGTGTTACGCCCATCCCCCACGAGCGCATGGACGCCATCCCCCAACACCCGCCCGGAGAATCCCCCCCCGAGGGTCCCATCCCCAGGCGCTCCTCGCTTCCGCTGCTCGCGGGACATCTCCTGGCGCTGGTGGCCGTGGGGCTCATCACCGCGCTCTTCCTGCAATCGACCCATCGGCTGACCAGCACGTCGCGGGGCGCGGCCCACTCGCTCGACTTCATCAACGAAGCGGACCACCTGCTGTACCTGGTGAAGGACGCGGAGACGAGCCAGCGCGGCCTCCTGTTCATGCACGAGGCACCCGACCCCGCGGCGTTCGAGGAAACCCGGCGTCGCATCGGACTGTCCTTGGCCCGGCTGCGGCAACTCGCCCCGGAGGAGCCCCGCCAACGCGAGCGGCTTGATCGGATGGAACTGCTCGTGCGCAGGGAGCTGGCGCTGCTCGAGCGCAACCTCGCGCTCACCCGCGCCGGGCAACCCGACGTGGCGCTCGCCGCCCTGCGCGAGGGGGACAGCCAGCGCATCCTGGACGAGCTGCGGGCCCTGGAGGAACGGGTGGACGCGGAGGAGCAGCGGCGGCTGGAGGAGCAGCGCGAGCGGCTCACCAGGGACGCCAGACGCTCGGAGCTCATCGTGCTGCTGGGCAGCGGCCTGGTCATGACCCTCCTCGCCCTGACCTCCTTCTCCCTCGTGCGGGAGACCCGGGCACGCGAGCGCCACCAGGAGCGGGAGCAGCGGGCCCAGGTGGCGGCGGAAGCGGAGCGCCAGCGCCAGCGCTACCAGCGCATCCTCACCCAGGTGCCCGCCGCGGTGGGCGTCTACCGGGCGGGGGATCAGCGCTGCGAGCTGGCCAACCCCATGCTCGTCAGGCTCCTCGGAGGCGGCGAACTCGTCGGACGTACCGCGCGCGAGGCCTTCTCCACGCCCACCCACGAGCGGCTGCTCGAGTCGCTGGACACGCTCTTCCGGAGCGGACAGGGCGCCTCGGGCATGGGCCACCGGTGGGTGTTCGACAACGGCACCGAGGGCTCGGTGGCCGAGGTCTTCGTCGACTACACCCTCCAGCCCCTGGTGGACGCCCACGGCCAGGTGGAGGCGGCGCTCCTGTTCGCGGTGGACGTGACGGAGCAGGTGCGCGCGCAACAAGCGGCGAAGGAGGCCCTGGCGAATCGCCAGCGGGCGGAGGTCGCGCTCCGGGAAAACGAAGCCCACCTGCGCCGGACGTTGAAGGCCGCGGAGGTGGGCTCCTGGGAGGCGGACCTGCGCGCCCGGCGCTTGACGTGGTCGCCCCAGGTCGAGGCGATGTCCGGCATGACGCCCCACTCCTTTCCGGGCACCTTCGACGCCTTCCTCGCGCTGTTGCATCCGGAGGACCGCCCCAGGATGGCGAGCCGGCTGGCCAGGCCCATGCGGATCGGGGATGAGTTCCGGCTGGAGTACCGCATCCTGCGCGCGGATGGCGGCGTGCGCTGGCACGAGAACCGAGGCCGGGTCCTGCTCGACGAGGCGGGGCAGCCCACGCGGCTCGCGGGGGTGCTGTTGGACATCACCTCGCGCAAGCAGGCCGAACAGTCGCAGCGCGAGTCCGAGGCCCGCTTCCGCCTGCTCGCGGAAACCCTGCCCCAGCTCATCTGGATGACCCGGCCGGACGGCTCGGCCGAGTACTTCAATCCCCGCTGGTACGAGTACACGGGACAGACGCCCGAGCAGGCGAGCCAACACGGTTGGCTCCTGGCCATACACCCGGACGATCTGACGGCCACGCGGGAGGCGATCCAACGGGCGCTCACCTCCAGGCATTTCTACCGCGCGGAGTACCGGCTGCGCCGGGGCGCGGATGACACCTACCGCTGGTTCATCTCCCAGGGGATCGCCCTGCGCGATGCCACGGGCACCATCACGCACTGGTTCGGCTCGTCCACGGACATCGATGATCAGAAGCGCGGCATCGATTCACTGCGCTTCCTGTCCGAGGTGAGCGAGGCGCTGGCCGGCTCTTCGTTGGACCCCATGACCACCATCCAGGAAGTGGCCCGCCTCACCGTGCCGACGTTCGCGGACTGGTGCGTGGTGGACCTGATGGGCGAAGAGGGCCACATGGAGCGGGTGGAGGTGGCCCACGCGGATGAGTCCAAGAAGGAGGCCGCGGCCGTGCTGCGCCGCTATCCTCCCGTGGGCAAGGCCGAACATCCCCCCAGCCAGGCCGCGCGGCTGGATCAAACCATCTTCGTGCCGGAGATGACGCGGTCGTTCCTCGAACGCATTACCCAGAACGAGGAGCACCAGGACGCCGCCCGCTCGCTGGGGATCCACTCCCTCATCTCCGTGCCACTGCTCGCGCGGGGCCGCACGCTCGGCGTGCTCACGTTCCTCACCACCGCCTTCTCCGGCCGCCGCTACGGGCGCGCGGACACGCTGCGCTTCGAGGAGGTGGCGCATCGGGCGGCGATGGCCCTCGACAACGCCCGCCTCTTCTCGCTCGCCCGGGCAGAAGCCGAGCGCGCGGAGGAGGCCAACCGGCTCAAGGACGAGTTCCTGGCCACCGTGAGCCACGAGCTGCGCACACCCCTCACGGCGATGATCGGCTGGTTGAAGCTGCTGCGCGATGGCCGGCTGACTCCCGCCAAGCAGACGCGCGCGCTCGAGACGGTGGACCGCAACGC from Melittangium boletus DSM 14713 includes the following:
- a CDS encoding PAS domain-containing protein; this translates as MDAIPQHPPGESPPEGPIPRRSSLPLLAGHLLALVAVGLITALFLQSTHRLTSTSRGAAHSLDFINEADHLLYLVKDAETSQRGLLFMHEAPDPAAFEETRRRIGLSLARLRQLAPEEPRQRERLDRMELLVRRELALLERNLALTRAGQPDVALAALREGDSQRILDELRALEERVDAEEQRRLEEQRERLTRDARRSELIVLLGSGLVMTLLALTSFSLVRETRARERHQEREQRAQVAAEAERQRQRYQRILTQVPAAVGVYRAGDQRCELANPMLVRLLGGGELVGRTAREAFSTPTHERLLESLDTLFRSGQGASGMGHRWVFDNGTEGSVAEVFVDYTLQPLVDAHGQVEAALLFAVDVTEQVRAQQAAKEALANRQRAEVALRENEAHLRRTLKAAEVGSWEADLRARRLTWSPQVEAMSGMTPHSFPGTFDAFLALLHPEDRPRMASRLARPMRIGDEFRLEYRILRADGGVRWHENRGRVLLDEAGQPTRLAGVLLDITSRKQAEQSQRESEARFRLLAETLPQLIWMTRPDGSAEYFNPRWYEYTGQTPEQASQHGWLLAIHPDDLTATREAIQRALTSRHFYRAEYRLRRGADDTYRWFISQGIALRDATGTITHWFGSSTDIDDQKRGIDSLRFLSEVSEALAGSSLDPMTTIQEVARLTVPTFADWCVVDLMGEEGHMERVEVAHADESKKEAAAVLRRYPPVGKAEHPPSQAARLDQTIFVPEMTRSFLERITQNEEHQDAARSLGIHSLISVPLLARGRTLGVLTFLTTAFSGRRYGRADTLRFEEVAHRAAMALDNARLFSLARAEAERAEEANRLKDEFLATVSHELRTPLTAMIGWLKLLRDGRLTPAKQTRALETVDRNAHAQAQLVEDLLDVSRIVSGKLRLETKPVHLASVVQAAMDSVRPAAEAKGMRLHADLAPQGDLVQGDAGRLQQVAWNLLSNAVKFSPAESTVWVRLRRVDTSVELTVRDEGPGIPEDFLPHLFERFRQLDGGTTRQHGGLGLGLAIVRHLVELHGGTVGATSGPPGGGATFTVRLPLALPRATAPEPPRPEPPPRSSELAGRRILVVDDEEDGREMLKLVLEDHGAHVITAASATEGLRLLGTERPELLVSDIGLPGEDGYALISRVRALPASEGGQIAAVALTAYARGEDRTRALSAGFDMHVSKPIHPDELLSVLANLIMLPPRN